In Asanoa sp. WMMD1127, one genomic interval encodes:
- a CDS encoding discoidin domain-containing protein has product MSVPPRRRRIPILGAFAAAVLAVTGVLLPAAGASAAPPPQTPGITLRTFDLQTALSSLCTLKPAQTPNVDKLMPTINWTTAADFGFEDNFYTQAIGNINIATAGTYAFRLISDDGSRLIVDNNLIVNHDGLHGATPKDGSVALSTGYHSLHIDFFEAGGGQQLTLQWQPPGSTSFVTVPNSVLSTDAGVVRVTAPGRKECETAGDSPGDGLPLTSVHPNFTLTNLRPNGFQPKVTGMDWLPDGRLVISTWGGSDQSGTSQDGEVHILANTGGATSPGNVSTKRIASALKEPMGLKVVNGVVYVSEKQRLTRLVDTTGDEVADQYQTVATWPYGGNFHEFAFGLLYQDGFFYVNLSVSINYGGNTTDPQPAASRGTTIKINASNGAVQYVAGGLRTPHGIGWGPENGIFVTDNQGGYQPASKLLHIKQGRFFNHYLNPQGPYDNAPVSQPVLWLPQNEIGNSPSTPMYLTSGLYNGQFLIGDVTYGGLQRAFVEKVNGEYQGALYRMTQGLEAGVSEVNVGPDGAIYVGGLGAGGNWGQAGKLDHGLQKLTPNGANHFDMLATRATSNGFEIEYTQPLSAATASALASKYRVKQWRYVPTAAYGGPKIDEETLSVSAATLSADGKKVTLVVNGLKAGRVVHIRSPRPFAASNGQSLWSTEVWYTLNNIPGQVPPVNLALGKPATADSSCSVNENPARAVNGTVTNGNLDKWCSLGATKWLQVDLGSNQNVNRVVLQHAGAGGENTAWNTKAFTIQVSTNGTSWTTVASATANTASTSNHTFATTQARYVRLNVTVPANDTNAAARIYDLEVYAGTPSASGNLALGRPATADSSCGATEGPEKAVNGSVSGGNADKWCSLGATRWLQVDLGASQSLSRVVLKHAGSGGESSSWNTRDFTVQVSTNGTSWSTVATVTANTLSTTAHDFTAVQARYVRVNVTTPASDGNLAARIYELEAYAQSGANPGRVVLFNGANMNNFEQTGGGAVTWPLGNGGVEVLGGDIRSKESFGDFRLHIEFWLPNLPSTVTGQARANSGIYLQDRYELQVLDSWGDSSIGIDECASIYNKIAPTSNAATAPETWQTYDVTFRAARFNSSGAKTENARVTVVWNGVTVHNNVAIDGPTGNGAAEGPTAGRIRLQDHGDPGANLFYRNIWVEPLS; this is encoded by the coding sequence GTGTCCGTCCCGCCTCGGCGCAGGCGCATCCCGATCCTGGGTGCGTTCGCCGCCGCCGTCCTCGCCGTCACCGGCGTGCTGCTGCCGGCCGCCGGCGCGTCAGCCGCGCCGCCCCCGCAGACACCCGGCATCACGCTGCGCACGTTCGACCTGCAGACGGCGCTGAGCAGCCTCTGCACCCTGAAGCCGGCGCAGACGCCCAACGTCGACAAGCTCATGCCGACAATCAACTGGACGACCGCCGCCGACTTCGGATTCGAGGACAACTTCTACACGCAGGCGATCGGCAACATCAACATCGCCACGGCCGGCACCTACGCGTTCCGGCTGATCAGCGACGACGGTTCGCGCCTGATCGTCGACAACAACCTCATCGTCAACCATGACGGCCTGCACGGCGCGACCCCCAAGGACGGCTCGGTCGCGCTGAGCACCGGCTACCACTCGCTGCACATCGACTTCTTCGAGGCCGGCGGCGGGCAGCAGCTCACCCTGCAGTGGCAGCCGCCGGGTTCGACGTCGTTCGTGACGGTGCCGAACTCGGTGCTCAGCACCGACGCGGGCGTCGTGCGCGTCACCGCCCCCGGGCGCAAGGAGTGCGAGACCGCGGGCGACTCGCCCGGCGACGGCCTCCCGCTGACCTCGGTGCACCCCAACTTCACCCTGACCAACCTGCGGCCCAACGGCTTCCAGCCGAAGGTGACCGGCATGGACTGGCTGCCCGACGGCCGGTTGGTCATCTCGACCTGGGGCGGCAGCGACCAGTCCGGCACCTCGCAGGACGGCGAGGTCCACATCCTGGCCAACACCGGCGGGGCGACCTCGCCCGGCAACGTGAGCACCAAGCGGATCGCCAGCGCGCTCAAGGAGCCGATGGGGTTGAAGGTGGTCAACGGGGTCGTCTACGTCTCGGAGAAGCAGCGGCTGACCCGGCTCGTCGACACCACCGGCGACGAGGTCGCCGACCAGTACCAGACGGTCGCCACCTGGCCCTACGGCGGCAACTTCCATGAGTTCGCGTTCGGCCTGCTCTACCAGGACGGGTTCTTCTACGTGAACCTGTCGGTGTCGATCAACTATGGCGGCAACACGACGGACCCACAGCCCGCGGCGAGCCGAGGAACCACGATCAAGATCAACGCGAGCAACGGCGCGGTCCAGTACGTCGCCGGCGGCCTGCGTACGCCGCACGGCATCGGCTGGGGCCCGGAGAACGGCATCTTCGTCACCGACAACCAGGGCGGCTACCAGCCGGCCTCCAAGCTGCTGCACATCAAGCAGGGCCGCTTCTTCAACCATTACCTCAACCCGCAGGGCCCGTACGACAACGCCCCGGTCAGCCAGCCGGTGCTGTGGCTGCCACAGAACGAGATCGGCAACTCGCCGAGCACCCCGATGTACCTGACCAGCGGTCTCTACAATGGCCAGTTCCTCATCGGCGACGTCACCTACGGCGGTCTGCAGCGGGCGTTCGTCGAGAAGGTCAACGGCGAGTACCAGGGCGCGCTCTACCGCATGACCCAGGGCCTCGAGGCCGGTGTCTCCGAGGTCAACGTCGGCCCGGACGGCGCGATCTATGTCGGCGGCCTGGGTGCGGGCGGCAACTGGGGCCAGGCCGGCAAGCTCGACCACGGCCTGCAGAAGCTCACCCCGAACGGCGCGAACCACTTCGACATGCTGGCCACCCGGGCCACGTCCAACGGTTTCGAGATCGAGTACACGCAGCCGCTGTCGGCCGCCACCGCCAGCGCCCTGGCGTCGAAGTACCGGGTGAAGCAGTGGCGTTACGTGCCGACCGCCGCCTACGGCGGCCCGAAGATCGACGAGGAGACGCTGAGCGTGTCCGCCGCGACGCTCTCGGCCGACGGCAAGAAGGTCACCCTGGTCGTCAACGGCCTCAAGGCCGGCCGGGTGGTGCACATCCGCTCGCCCAGGCCGTTCGCCGCCAGCAACGGCCAGTCGCTGTGGAGCACCGAGGTCTGGTACACGCTCAACAACATCCCGGGCCAGGTCCCGCCGGTGAACCTCGCGCTGGGCAAGCCGGCGACGGCGGACAGCTCCTGCTCCGTCAACGAGAACCCGGCCCGCGCGGTCAACGGCACCGTCACCAACGGCAACCTCGACAAGTGGTGCTCGCTCGGCGCCACCAAGTGGCTGCAGGTCGACCTCGGCTCCAACCAGAACGTGAACCGCGTCGTGCTGCAGCACGCGGGCGCCGGCGGCGAGAACACCGCCTGGAACACCAAGGCGTTCACCATCCAGGTGAGCACCAACGGCACGTCGTGGACGACGGTCGCGTCGGCGACCGCCAACACCGCGAGCACCTCGAACCACACCTTCGCCACGACCCAGGCCAGGTACGTCAGGCTCAACGTGACCGTCCCGGCCAACGACACCAACGCCGCAGCCCGGATCTACGACCTGGAGGTCTACGCCGGCACGCCGAGTGCCTCCGGCAACCTCGCGCTGGGCAGGCCGGCCACGGCGGACAGCTCCTGCGGCGCGACCGAGGGTCCGGAGAAGGCCGTCAACGGCAGCGTGTCCGGCGGCAACGCCGACAAGTGGTGCTCGCTGGGCGCCACCAGGTGGCTGCAGGTCGACCTCGGCGCCAGCCAGAGCCTGAGCCGGGTGGTGTTGAAACACGCCGGCTCCGGTGGGGAGAGCAGCTCCTGGAACACGCGCGACTTCACCGTCCAGGTGAGCACCAACGGGACCAGCTGGTCGACGGTCGCGACCGTCACCGCGAACACCCTCAGCACGACCGCGCACGACTTCACCGCCGTGCAGGCGCGCTACGTGCGGGTCAACGTCACCACCCCGGCCAGCGACGGCAACCTGGCGGCACGGATCTACGAGCTCGAGGCGTACGCCCAATCGGGTGCCAACCCCGGCCGGGTCGTGCTGTTCAACGGCGCCAACATGAACAACTTCGAGCAGACCGGCGGCGGCGCCGTGACGTGGCCGCTGGGCAACGGCGGCGTCGAGGTCCTCGGTGGCGACATCCGCAGCAAGGAGAGCTTCGGCGACTTCCGGCTGCACATCGAGTTCTGGCTGCCCAACCTCCCGTCCACCGTGACGGGACAGGCCCGGGCCAACAGCGGCATCTATCTCCAGGACCGCTACGAGCTGCAGGTCCTGGACTCGTGGGGCGACAGCTCGATCGGCATCGACGAGTGCGCCTCGATCTACAACAAGATCGCGCCGACCAGCAATGCCGCCACCGCACCGGAGACGTGGCAGACCTACGACGTCACCTTCCGCGCGGCCCGGTTCAACAGTTCCGGGGCCAAGACGGAGAACGCCCGGGTCACCGTGGTGTGGAACGGCGTCACCGTGCACAACAACGTCGCGATCGACGGGCCGACCGGCAACGGCGCCGCCGAAGGCCCGACCGCGGGACGGATCCGGCTCCAGGACCACGGCGACCCTGGCGCCAACCTGTTCTACCGCAACATCTGGGTCGAACCCCTGAGTTGA
- a CDS encoding PP2C family protein-serine/threonine phosphatase — MARVDEAVGRLLTQAPLAGPDELPALVAGVAPLVGADDITIFLADYAQLSLVPLAPPGRSVEPAAIDSTLAGRAFTTLEAQRGPGRCWMPLVDGCERLGVVQFAGDGDLDETTAHHVTACVAQLLKSRRAYGDIVERLRRRQPMQVAAEIVWGLLPPLTFAASDVAVTAVLEPCYDVGGDVFDYALNGDLLSVGLFDTCGHGIKASALASLAVGAYRNARRTGLDLAATATSLDRWFSSEHRGLFATAVLIELDRRDGTLRTINAGHPGAQLVRDGKAIRELPGPTALPLGLGYFSDEPPGVHEELLHPGDRVLLYTDGVTDAVNRTGERFGLERLLDLVQRALNDELPTPETMRRLVQAVLTHHGQGLQDDATAVLLEWRPTDVTAG; from the coding sequence GTGGCGCGGGTCGACGAAGCGGTGGGCCGGCTGCTGACGCAGGCCCCACTGGCGGGGCCCGACGAGCTGCCGGCCCTGGTCGCCGGGGTCGCGCCGCTGGTCGGCGCCGACGACATCACCATCTTCCTGGCCGACTACGCGCAGCTGAGCCTGGTGCCGCTGGCTCCGCCCGGCCGGTCCGTCGAGCCGGCGGCGATCGACTCCACCCTGGCCGGCCGCGCGTTCACGACGCTCGAAGCCCAACGCGGCCCGGGGCGGTGCTGGATGCCGCTGGTCGACGGCTGTGAACGGCTCGGCGTGGTCCAGTTCGCCGGCGACGGCGACCTGGACGAGACCACGGCCCACCACGTGACCGCGTGCGTGGCCCAGCTCCTGAAGAGCCGGCGGGCGTACGGTGACATCGTCGAACGGCTGCGTCGCAGACAACCGATGCAGGTGGCCGCCGAGATCGTCTGGGGTCTCCTGCCGCCGCTGACCTTCGCCGCGAGCGACGTGGCGGTCACCGCCGTGCTCGAGCCCTGCTACGACGTCGGCGGCGACGTCTTCGACTACGCGCTCAACGGTGACCTGCTCAGCGTGGGGCTCTTCGACACCTGCGGCCACGGGATCAAAGCCAGCGCACTCGCCTCGCTCGCGGTCGGCGCCTACCGCAACGCCCGCCGCACGGGCCTCGACCTGGCCGCCACGGCCACCAGCCTCGACCGGTGGTTCAGCTCCGAACACCGAGGGCTGTTCGCCACCGCCGTGCTGATCGAGCTCGACCGGCGCGACGGCACGCTGCGTACGATCAACGCCGGACATCCCGGCGCGCAGCTCGTCCGCGACGGGAAGGCGATCAGAGAGCTGCCCGGCCCGACCGCGCTGCCGCTGGGCCTCGGCTACTTCTCCGACGAACCGCCAGGGGTGCACGAAGAGCTGTTGCACCCGGGCGACCGCGTCCTGCTCTACACCGACGGAGTCACCGACGCCGTCAACCGGACCGGCGAGCGGTTCGGGCTGGAGCGCCTGCTCGATCTGGTCCAGCGGGCCCTGAACGACGAGCTACCCACCCCGGAAACCATGCGGCGACTGGTGCAGGCGGTGCTCACCCACCACGGCCAGGGCCTCCAGGACGACGCGACCGCCGTGCTCCTCGAATGGCGCCCCACCGACGTGACCGCGGGCTAG